One genomic window of Marinobacter adhaerens HP15 includes the following:
- the gspL gene encoding type II secretion system protein GspL: MSYRLYVRPIPPFADADQDPGAQMFNWVLHDASGDAQARGAGDSRETIEHTLGQNALDNVLLIGLIPGEEAIYCLADIPAKQSRFINQALPYAVEEQIAQDIDSVHLALGAHTDHGYRVAAIDRERMGQWVNLFSGWEHARLEAIFPDASLLPRTEGGWSVCLDGETAMMVSERGEWLSMQSANLGMFAHTLAAPSAEEVVAEIPVTLYGTADEFDLQQSAISELNGSGRLAVRKEVLELMPLELLAYAHHHHLCEPVNLCQGMFSSKSGKASPLKPWKPLIAVAAVWFVVQVALNAGMGFYYQNQAEKLRNEAMAIYRDAFPNDRRTHAGNVRRVIEGQLRVAGASGPEVDFITLMKYTGQQYSRLPGSQGVNFNSVNYSRSRGELVVDVKADSYDRLSALRNGLANQGLEAQIGSVVNEASGARGRLTVSGG; encoded by the coding sequence ATGTCTTATCGCCTTTACGTCCGCCCAATACCGCCGTTTGCGGACGCTGACCAGGACCCCGGTGCCCAGATGTTCAACTGGGTCCTGCACGATGCCAGTGGCGATGCGCAGGCTCGCGGCGCAGGCGACAGCCGGGAAACCATCGAGCATACCCTCGGCCAGAATGCACTGGATAATGTTCTGTTGATCGGCCTTATCCCCGGCGAAGAAGCGATTTATTGTCTGGCTGATATTCCCGCGAAGCAAAGCCGATTTATCAATCAGGCGTTGCCCTACGCTGTCGAGGAGCAGATTGCCCAGGACATTGATTCTGTTCATCTGGCGCTGGGCGCCCATACCGATCACGGCTACCGAGTCGCGGCCATTGATCGCGAACGTATGGGGCAGTGGGTGAATCTCTTTAGCGGCTGGGAGCATGCTCGCCTGGAAGCGATTTTTCCGGATGCCTCATTGTTGCCGCGCACCGAAGGCGGCTGGTCGGTCTGCCTGGATGGCGAAACGGCAATGATGGTGAGCGAACGCGGCGAGTGGCTGAGTATGCAGTCTGCGAACCTGGGAATGTTTGCTCACACGCTGGCTGCCCCGTCTGCGGAGGAAGTGGTGGCTGAAATTCCGGTCACGCTTTACGGCACCGCTGATGAATTTGATCTCCAGCAATCGGCCATCTCGGAGTTGAACGGTTCTGGTCGGCTTGCGGTTCGCAAGGAAGTTCTTGAGCTCATGCCTCTGGAGCTGCTGGCCTACGCCCATCACCATCATCTGTGCGAACCGGTAAACCTGTGCCAGGGCATGTTCTCGTCCAAATCGGGCAAGGCGAGTCCGCTCAAACCATGGAAACCCCTCATCGCAGTTGCCGCCGTCTGGTTCGTGGTTCAGGTGGCGTTGAATGCCGGAATGGGATTCTACTATCAGAATCAGGCAGAAAAACTGCGAAACGAGGCCATGGCAATCTATCGCGATGCGTTTCCGAATGACCGGCGTACCCATGCCGGCAACGTCCGGCGCGTGATCGAAGGCCAGTTGCGGGTTGCCGGCGCCAGTGGGCCGGAGGTGGACTTTATCACCCTGATGAAATACACAGGACAACAGTATTCCCGTTTGCCGGGCAGTCAGGGAGTGAATTTCAATTCAGTGAATTACAGCCGCTCACGGGGTGAGCTGGTGGTAGACGTAAAAGCCGATAGCTATGACCGGTTGAGCGCTCTGCGCAACGGCCTCGCGAACCAGGGGCTGGAGGCGCAGATTGGCTCGGTGGTGAACGAAGCGAGCGGCGCCCGCGGCCGCCTGACGGTCTCAGGAGGTTAA
- the gspK gene encoding type II secretion system minor pseudopilin GspK, with protein sequence MGQTPRLSNRQRGVALIMVLLAMALVVMLASGMTQQQSLRVFKAGHYLAQQQGQSIALGAEAFARQILRRDYDEDKEENLMVDSLDEFWAANAAVLPLDDNGVAEVQIDDLGGRLNLNDLVGANGQVDPIVRDRFVQLFAALGITAVSVDSLVDWIDPNDQTVTAYGAEDGQYLMAEQGYRAANQPFTTVTELRLIEGMTEEIYRALRPHVAALPVNGAGINVNTATAMVIRSLHEELTDAQAASILEKREEERFENLQDFLALPEFAGLGLKSVGLGLQTRFFEVASRITYDNRVVNMVSTVFRTPEGEVQTVNRDIGQKNRITKEPFTISEG encoded by the coding sequence ATGGGCCAGACCCCGAGGTTATCGAATCGTCAGCGCGGCGTTGCTCTGATCATGGTGCTGCTGGCCATGGCTCTGGTGGTCATGCTTGCTTCGGGGATGACCCAGCAGCAGAGCTTGCGAGTGTTCAAGGCGGGACATTATCTGGCTCAACAGCAGGGCCAGAGTATCGCACTTGGCGCCGAGGCGTTCGCCCGCCAGATCCTGCGCAGGGATTATGACGAGGACAAGGAAGAGAACCTGATGGTCGATAGCCTTGACGAGTTCTGGGCCGCCAATGCAGCCGTTCTGCCGCTGGATGACAATGGCGTGGCTGAGGTTCAGATTGACGACCTCGGAGGTCGCCTTAATCTGAACGACCTGGTCGGCGCCAATGGCCAGGTGGACCCCATCGTCAGAGATCGTTTTGTTCAGTTGTTTGCCGCACTGGGGATTACTGCAGTTTCTGTAGATTCGCTGGTGGACTGGATCGACCCCAACGACCAGACCGTCACGGCCTACGGCGCCGAGGACGGCCAGTATCTGATGGCTGAGCAGGGTTATCGGGCTGCCAACCAGCCGTTCACCACGGTGACCGAATTACGCCTGATCGAAGGCATGACCGAAGAGATTTATCGGGCCCTGCGGCCCCACGTGGCGGCACTTCCTGTAAATGGTGCGGGGATCAACGTGAACACCGCGACGGCCATGGTGATCCGCTCTCTCCATGAAGAGCTGACGGACGCCCAGGCTGCGTCTATTCTTGAGAAGCGGGAAGAGGAACGGTTCGAGAATCTCCAGGACTTTCTGGCGTTACCAGAGTTCGCCGGGCTCGGGCTCAAGTCGGTTGGACTGGGGTTGCAGACACGGTTTTTTGAAGTTGCCTCGCGGATTACCTACGATAACCGTGTCGTGAATATGGTCAGTACCGTGTTCCGGACTCCGGAAGGCGAAGTCCAGACGGTTAACAGGGATATCGGGCAGAAAAACCGAATCACCAAAGAGCCTTTCACAATTTCAGAAGGATAA
- a CDS encoding GNAT family N-acetyltransferase: MSNGSDNKNKSEPAIVRLDETARNEARSILFHAYRNEPTFQYLFDHRRPGYDQRVRATIRELIDLYFELEQDAIGVMVDDTLVAVAFIGDPELRMNLADQISWRIRMVLTTGFASTRRYLDYHEKIRDMLPQPLAHQLPMMGVNPKYQNRGYGRLLLKTVEKLCAENPRGSGLVLDTGNNRYLPFYESEGFRSLGKIQLGDFEDHVLFREVHPETKTATSGQT; this comes from the coding sequence ATGAGTAACGGCAGCGACAACAAGAACAAATCCGAGCCAGCCATTGTTCGCCTGGACGAAACGGCGCGGAATGAAGCCAGATCCATTCTGTTTCACGCCTACCGGAACGAACCGACGTTCCAGTACCTGTTTGATCACCGGCGCCCCGGCTACGACCAGAGGGTGAGGGCGACCATAAGGGAGCTGATAGACCTTTATTTTGAGCTCGAACAGGATGCCATTGGCGTGATGGTTGACGACACGCTTGTGGCCGTTGCGTTCATCGGGGATCCCGAATTAAGGATGAACCTGGCTGATCAGATCAGCTGGCGGATTCGTATGGTGCTGACGACGGGGTTTGCCTCTACACGTCGGTATCTGGACTACCACGAGAAAATTCGCGACATGTTGCCACAACCACTGGCGCATCAGTTGCCCATGATGGGGGTTAATCCCAAATACCAGAATCGCGGCTACGGCCGGTTGCTGCTGAAAACCGTTGAAAAACTCTGTGCCGAGAACCCGCGTGGCAGCGGGTTGGTGCTCGATACGGGTAACAACCGTTATCTGCCGTTTTACGAATCCGAGGGTTTCCGGAGCCTTGGCAAGATTCAGCTCGGCGATTTTGAAGATCACGTGTTGTTCAGGGAAGTGCATCCGGAAACCAAAACGGCCACCTCCGGCCAAACCTGA
- the gspM gene encoding type II secretion system protein GspM: MLSRIKDQPAVGKLIAQYDQLPRRDQQALVVLAIAVFLGLLYFAVWRPAAGFYDQAEAARDNAGELLAWMQANQRTIQRLGNTGGASTTASADKPADGRALMALVTRSAGEAGLSLQRFEPSGEDAIRVWLENAPFAEVAAWLERLNGTHGVVIDQAAMDRASEPGRVSVRLTLAI, encoded by the coding sequence ATGCTTTCCCGAATCAAGGATCAGCCGGCGGTCGGCAAACTCATTGCTCAGTATGACCAGTTGCCCCGTCGCGACCAGCAGGCTTTGGTGGTGCTGGCCATCGCTGTTTTTCTTGGCCTTCTGTATTTTGCCGTCTGGCGACCGGCGGCCGGGTTCTACGACCAGGCGGAAGCTGCAAGAGACAATGCCGGCGAATTGCTGGCCTGGATGCAGGCAAACCAACGGACAATTCAGCGTCTTGGCAACACAGGCGGTGCCAGCACCACGGCGTCGGCAGACAAACCCGCGGATGGCCGTGCCCTGATGGCTCTGGTGACCCGTTCCGCCGGGGAGGCGGGTCTGTCACTTCAGCGCTTTGAACCCAGCGGTGAAGACGCCATCCGCGTCTGGCTTGAGAATGCACCTTTTGCAGAGGTTGCCGCTTGGTTAGAGCGATTGAATGGCACCCATGGTGTCGTCATTGACCAGGCCGCCATGGACAGGGCCAGTGAGCCAGGGCGGGTTTCCGTTCGTCTCACACTGGCCATCTGA
- the gspJ gene encoding type II secretion system minor pseudopilin GspJ, with translation MTFPSAHSCHPQQRGFTLLEVLIAVTITAVIGLGVWQVINGVVNSRDRVNELAEQFDGLQRSMLLLERDIMQVVNRPARDIYGDFQPALSSREDDFSLLLTRQGWRNPLGIRRSGLQRVGWEYTGSELRRRYWPMVDQGQEDDSRDVLLLEGVKRLEIRFLDANRSWQPQWPTDEVMAGLTPGSRPDIPLPLGMEVTLEHERFGTLVRTFALPDFDPAVAQGAVNQANQAASEAEEESTEEEATGEQTGENTGTTGQGG, from the coding sequence ATGACGTTCCCGTCCGCACACAGCTGCCATCCGCAACAACGTGGTTTCACGCTGCTTGAGGTTTTGATCGCGGTTACCATCACTGCCGTTATCGGGCTTGGCGTTTGGCAGGTTATCAACGGAGTGGTTAATTCCCGTGATCGGGTGAACGAACTGGCGGAACAGTTCGACGGTTTGCAACGGTCCATGCTCCTGCTTGAGCGCGATATCATGCAGGTGGTCAACCGGCCTGCCAGGGACATTTACGGTGATTTCCAACCAGCGCTCTCCAGCCGTGAGGACGACTTTTCCCTGTTGCTGACCCGTCAGGGGTGGCGGAACCCCCTGGGTATTCGCCGCAGTGGCCTGCAGCGTGTCGGTTGGGAATATACTGGCAGCGAACTGCGGCGCCGGTACTGGCCCATGGTGGATCAGGGCCAGGAAGATGACAGCCGCGACGTGCTGCTGCTGGAAGGCGTAAAGCGCCTGGAAATAAGGTTTCTGGATGCCAACCGGAGCTGGCAACCGCAATGGCCAACCGATGAGGTGATGGCCGGACTGACCCCGGGGAGCCGCCCGGATATTCCATTGCCGCTGGGCATGGAAGTGACTCTTGAACATGAACGTTTTGGAACGCTGGTGCGGACCTTTGCCTTACCGGATTTTGATCCGGCCGTTGCCCAGGGTGCAGTAAACCAGGCCAACCAGGCTGCCAGCGAAGCGGAAGAAGAAAGCACAGAAGAAGAGGCTACCGGAGAACAAACCGGAGAGAATACCGGTACAACGGGGCAGGGAGGCTAG